A segment of the Methanothermobacter tenebrarum genome:
TACCATCATAATAATATATAAACATATATTATTACACTTTCCCGCCAAATTTAAATACAAAGTAATAACAAAGTTTTGGGATTAGATAGTTTTAATATCATCCTAAAAATTTTCACAGTGGAAATCCCCACCCAAAATAGGGAATAGATCCCAAATCACAGAAAAAAATATTCCACGTGAAAAGGCCCCAAATAAAAAAATAATATAATCTATTAATTGCATTGATTGGCTATGTGTACTGCTGAGGCCTTGAATTCTATCCATACCATAGAGTTTAAGTTTATGTTCATGTCATGGAATGATTTTCTTGTCATGTGCACTGTGAAAATTTCTTCTCCCGCTTTTACTTGGAGTTGGAATAATGATCCTATCTTCTCTATTTTGATTATTTTGCCTTTGAGTTTGTTGAGTGCGCTTGAATTTCCACGAACCCAAGATACTGTTATGTCTTCTGGTCTTATGGTGGCGATGACTTCACCCTCTGCCTTTTCTGAAGAATAAAGGTTTATACCATTAGCTTTTATGAGTGTGAGTCCATCATCTTCTAGGCGAGCTTCACCTTTTATTATGTTCTCCACGCCTAAGAATTTGGCCACGAAGCTATTTGCTGGTCTTTGGAATACTTCATCTGCTTTTCCCATTTGTATTATGGTCTTGTTGAGTATAGCGATCTTCTCTGCTAAACGTTGTCCTTGGATTAGGTCATGTGTGGTGAATATGATTGTAACTTGGCCTTTTATTTTGTTTATTATATTTTCTATCTGCCTTTTTGAGATTGGATCGAGGTTTGATGTTGGTTCGTCGAGGAGTAGAAGGTCCGGCTGGTTTATAAGGGCGCGTGCGAATGCAAGCCTCTGTTTTTCACCCCCTGAGAGTTTCCTGGCGTCCATTTCCCCATATCCTTGCAAGCCTACAATTTCTAGGATTTCCCCTATTTTCTTGTTTGATGGTTTGAGGCCCCTTATCCTGGGCCCGTATAGTATGTTATCATTGACTGTGCCTTTTAGTAGTGGTGTTTCCTGGAATACCATTCCTATTCTCCGCCTTATCTCTACTTTTTTTGCTTTTAAGGCATCTCTACCATTAAATATTATCCTACCGGTGGTGGGTTCCTCAAGGAGGTCTATGATCCTTAGTAGTGTTGTTTTACCCGCCCCAGTGGGTCCTATAATCCCAATCGTTTCTCCCCTATCAACTTTAAGATTCACATCCTCTAGGATTACTTTTTTGCCATAAACTTTCGAAATCTCTTGTAATTGCAGCATCATCTTTTCTCTTCTTTTAAGTTGTAGAGATGGAGTTGCGTGGCTATATTCTCCTCTTTATATTGAGGAGGGGGATTGTTATGAATAGTAGTATTGGCCATATCTCGAGTCGGCCCACCCAAAAATCGAGCATGAACACTAACTTGGTGATAGCTGGGGAAGCTGGGGTCATAAGCCCACAGCTGAGGCCCACATTGCTCTGGGCAGATGCAACTTCAAACATGACTTGTCCAATATTATGATAATAGAATAGGACTATCATGACACTTATTACGTATATTAGAATGTAGGCGAAGATGAATAATCCTGTCATCTCAAATATTTCTTTGCTAATGTTCATGTCAAATATGTGATGGATTTTTCGGGGTATCTTGGCCTTTGGGAATAAAAATGATTTGATCCCCCAGCTTATCCCCTTCAGCATTATCCCAAATCTGATCCATTTTATCCCGCCTCCAGTG
Coding sequences within it:
- a CDS encoding ABC transporter ATP-binding protein, translating into MMLQLQEISKVYGKKVILEDVNLKVDRGETIGIIGPTGAGKTTLLRIIDLLEEPTTGRIIFNGRDALKAKKVEIRRRIGMVFQETPLLKGTVNDNILYGPRIRGLKPSNKKIGEILEIVGLQGYGEMDARKLSGGEKQRLAFARALINQPDLLLLDEPTSNLDPISKRQIENIINKIKGQVTIIFTTHDLIQGQRLAEKIAILNKTIIQMGKADEVFQRPANSFVAKFLGVENIIKGEARLEDDGLTLIKANGINLYSSEKAEGEVIATIRPEDITVSWVRGNSSALNKLKGKIIKIEKIGSLFQLQVKAGEEIFTVHMTRKSFHDMNINLNSMVWIEFKASAVHIANQCN